In Leifsonia sp. PS1209, the genomic stretch ACGGCCAGGTCGCCGATCCGGAGCTCGACGGAAGGACCCTCGGCATCTCGCTCGACGAGCTCCGCGCCGCGCGCACCAGCATCGCCGTGATCGCAGGGGAGACCAAGCACAGGGTGGCGCACGCGATCGTGTCCAGCGGGCTGTGCAGCACGATCATCACCGACGAATCCACCGCGAACCATCTGCTCGGCCGCTCAGCGGCCAGCTGAAAGAAGGAGTGACGTGACCATCGAAACGACGCCGCCCGTGCGAACCCTCGCACCGGCGGCCAGGGCCGTGGAGGTGCTCGGGGGCGACTTCACCGAAGCCTCCCTGCGCCGCTACCTGAACGGCATCCCCGGGGTCGACGCCGTCGGCCTCGAGCAGCGTGCCGCCGGGCTCGGAACGCGCTCCATCAAGACCACCAGCAAGGCCTGGGCGCTCGACAAGATCATCGAGCTGATCGACCTGACCACCCTCGAAGGCGCTGACACGCCCGGCAAGGTGCGCTCGCTCGTCGCGAAGGCGCTCACGCCGGACCCGAGCGATCTCACCGCTCCCCGGCCGGCCGCCGTCTGCGTGTACGGCGACATGGTGCCGTACGCGGTGGAGGCGCTCGGCGCATCCCACGCCGGACGCTCGGGCGGAGCACCCGGCAGCGTGAACGTGGCCGCCGTGGCGACCGCGTTCCCGAGCGGGCGCGCATCCCTCGCCGTGAAGCTGGCGGACACGGCGGACGCCGTCGCCGCCGGTGCGGACGAGATCGACATGGTGATCGACCGCGGGGCGTTCCTCTCCGGGCGCTACGGGCTCGTCTTCGACGAGATCGTCGCCGTGAAGGAAGCCTGCCGCCGCGCAGACGGCAGCTACGCCCACCTCAAGGTGATCCTGGAGACCGGCGAGCTGAACACGTACGACAACGTGCGCCGCGCATCCTGGCTGGCGATCCTCGCCGGAGGAGACTTCATCAAGACGTCCACCGGCAAGGTGTCCCCGGCGGCCACGCTGCCCGTCACGCTGCTGATGCTGGAGGTCGTGCGCGACTGGCACAAGCTCACGGGCGAGGAGATCGGCGTGAAGCCGGCGGGCGGCATCCGGTCGTCGAAGGACGCCATCAAGTATCTGGTGACGGTCGCGGAGACGGTGGGCGAGCACTGGCTGCAGCCGCACCTGTTCCGGTTCGGGGCGTCCAGCCTGCTCAACGACGTGCTGCTGCAGCGTCAGAAGCTGAGCACCGGCCACTACTCCGGCGCCGACTACGTCACGATCGACTGACCAGCAGAGACCGAAGGCAGAACAATGAGTTTCCTCGAATACGCACCAGCGCCGGAGTCCAGGGCCATCCTGAACCTGCGCGACCAGTACGGCCTCTTCATCGACGGCGAGTTCGTCGAGGGCAACGGCACCCCGTTCCAGACCATCTCCCCGGCGACGGAGGAGCGCATCGCGACCATCGCGACGGCCAACACCGCCGACGTGGATGCTGCCGTCGCCGCAGCGCGCCGGTCGTACGAGCGCGTGTGGTCGAAGATGAGCGGCAGCGACCGCGGCAAGTACCTGTTCCGCATCGCGCGCCTCGTCCAGGAGCGCGCCCGCGAGCTCGCGGTGGCGGAGAGCCTCGACAACGGCAAGCCGATCAAGGAGAGCAGGGATGTGGACGTCCCGCTCGTCGCCGCCTGGTTCTTCTACTACGCGGGATGGGCGGACAAGCTCGACCACGCCGGTCTCGGCCCCGCACCGCGCGCGCTCGGCGTCGCCGCCCAGGTGATCCCGTGGAACTTCCCGCTGCTGATGCTCGCCTGGAAGATCGCCCCCGCGCTGGCGGCGGGCAACACCGTCGTGCTGAAGCCGGCGGAGACCACCCCGCTGACCGCGCTCCTGTTCGCCGAGATCGTGCAGCAGGCCGGCCTCCCCGCCGGCGTCGTCAACATCGTCACCGGTGCAGGCGAGACCGGTCGCGACCTGGTCAACCACCCGGATGTGAACAAGGTCGCCTTCACCGGCTCCACCGCCGTCGGCAGGGAGATCGCCCGCGCCGTCGCAGGAACCGACAAGAAGCTGACCCTCGAACTCGGCGGCAAGGCGGCGAACATCGTCTTCGACGACGCCCCGATCGACCAGGCCGTCGAGGGCATCGTCAACGGCATCTTCTTCAACCAGGGCCACGTCTGCTGCGCAGGCAGCCGCCTGCTGGTGCAGGAGAGCATCCACGACGAGGTCGTCGACCGTCTGAAGAGCCGCCTGTCGACGCTGCGCCTCGGCGACCCGCTCGACAAGAACACCGACATCGGCGCGATCAATAGCGCAGAGCAGCTGCAGCGCATCCGGGAGCTGTCCGACATCGGGGAGGCGGAGGGTGCTGACCGCTGGACGGCCGACTGCGCCATCCCGGAGAACGGGTTCTGGTTCGCGCCGACGATCTTCGACAACGTCTCCACCAGCCACCGGATCGCCCGCGAGGAGATCTTCGGGCCGGTGCTCTCCGTGCTCACCTTCCGCACGCCCGCCGAGGCCATCGCGAAGGCGAACAACACCCCGTACGGCCTGTCCGCCGGCATCTGGAGCGACAAGGGCAGCCGCATCCTGGCCGTGGCGGACAAGCTGCGCGCCGGTGTGATCTGGGCGAACACCTTCAACAGGTTCGACCCGGCCAGCCCGTTCGGCGGATACAAGGAGTCCGGTTACGGCCGCGAGGGCGGTCGCCACGGGCTCGCCGCGTACCT encodes the following:
- the deoC gene encoding deoxyribose-phosphate aldolase, whose product is MTIETTPPVRTLAPAARAVEVLGGDFTEASLRRYLNGIPGVDAVGLEQRAAGLGTRSIKTTSKAWALDKIIELIDLTTLEGADTPGKVRSLVAKALTPDPSDLTAPRPAAVCVYGDMVPYAVEALGASHAGRSGGAPGSVNVAAVATAFPSGRASLAVKLADTADAVAAGADEIDMVIDRGAFLSGRYGLVFDEIVAVKEACRRADGSYAHLKVILETGELNTYDNVRRASWLAILAGGDFIKTSTGKVSPAATLPVTLLMLEVVRDWHKLTGEEIGVKPAGGIRSSKDAIKYLVTVAETVGEHWLQPHLFRFGASSLLNDVLLQRQKLSTGHYSGADYVTID
- a CDS encoding aldehyde dehydrogenase family protein, whose translation is MSFLEYAPAPESRAILNLRDQYGLFIDGEFVEGNGTPFQTISPATEERIATIATANTADVDAAVAAARRSYERVWSKMSGSDRGKYLFRIARLVQERARELAVAESLDNGKPIKESRDVDVPLVAAWFFYYAGWADKLDHAGLGPAPRALGVAAQVIPWNFPLLMLAWKIAPALAAGNTVVLKPAETTPLTALLFAEIVQQAGLPAGVVNIVTGAGETGRDLVNHPDVNKVAFTGSTAVGREIARAVAGTDKKLTLELGGKAANIVFDDAPIDQAVEGIVNGIFFNQGHVCCAGSRLLVQESIHDEVVDRLKSRLSTLRLGDPLDKNTDIGAINSAEQLQRIRELSDIGEAEGADRWTADCAIPENGFWFAPTIFDNVSTSHRIAREEIFGPVLSVLTFRTPAEAIAKANNTPYGLSAGIWSDKGSRILAVADKLRAGVIWANTFNRFDPASPFGGYKESGYGREGGRHGLAAYLTPGRALGGSSAAALTSASTTTRKGAKK